The region TCACTAGGCATTCCCTCACTCGGACGTGGCGAACCAATCGTCGACGCCTGCCGGGCACCGGGTGGTCAGGATCCGGGGGGGTAGCTCAGTTGGTAGAGCGGCCCCCCCCGGGCTACCCGCAGCTCGGCGAACCCGTGGGCCGTCGGGCCGCTCGTATAGATCCGGCTACTTACGCCCCGTCCGATCAGAGTTGCTCAGGTGGCTTCGCTGGATCCGGGCGGCCCCGTGTGCGCCGGAAGGGCGCCCGCCTCGCCGGCGACCACCTCAGCCGTCGCCGCGCCGTAGGACCGCTGCCGGTCCCGCACGTGGGCGGCGACCGGAAGACCGACGTAGCGCCGGGACAGGTGTCCGAGTGCGAAGGCGGCCCCGTACGTCACCGCCACGTAGGCCCAGTAGGCGTTCCGCTTTAGGCCCGTGAGGGCCAGGAGGATCACCACCGGGTAGTGCCACAGGTAGCCCCCGTACGTGCGCTCGCTCAGCCACACGCCGGCCCTCGGGGACAGCATTCTGGACGGGACGCTATCCGGCCGCCACAAAACGCACGCGCAGATCACCGTGGCGAGGATGCCGGAAAGGACGAACCCGTAGCTGTACGCGAAGCGAGGCGGCAGGTGCTTCACAACGAGAAACGCCAGAGTCGAAAGCGAAACCGTGGCGGCGGCCGGCAGTGCCCGAGCGACGACGACCGGCAAACTGCGACGACGAACGTGCAGAAGGGCCAGCAGGCAGCCGAAGAGGAACCCATCGGCCCGCGTGTGCGGCAGGACGTACGTTGCGCCGTAGGGTTTGCCATCCCAGGTGACCGCGCGAAGGCCGGCGCTTAGCCCTGCGATCGTCAGCAGGCACGCTGCCAGCAGGGCCGGGCGCCGGCGCAAGGCGAGCATGAGGACTGGCGCAGCCAGATAGAACTGCACCTCGAGCGCCAACGACCACAGGTGATTGAGGCCACCCTCGGTGTCTGCGGCGAAGGCGAACGTGAAGTTCACGAAGCTCCCCACGGTCGAAACGGCCACAAGCGCGAAGTCCTGCCAGTCGCGGCTGACCATCAGGTAAGCGCCGATGGGCGTCAAGAGAGCGAGCATGACCAGCAGCTCGGGCAGGATCCTGACCGCTCGGGAGCGCAAGTGCCAGACCACGACATCCCGGGCGGGCGCCGATGGTGTGAGCAGCCGGACGCCTATGAGGTAACCGCTGAGGACCAGAAACCAGTCCAGGGCGTAAAACCCCCCGTCGATCCTGGGCAGGTTGAGATGTGCCGCGATGACCGTGAGGAAAGCGACCGCACGCAGCCCGTCCAAGCCAGGGACGTGTGACGGCCTTGACTCCACTCGCGACTCCCTCGAAATTCAACCGACCTGATCCGCCGGCGTCCGCGACACGACTGCGTCGGCACCCATGCGAACGATCGCGCGAATTGTGACATGGGACCCGTGGCTCGCCCGCCAGCCGAGACGCCGCTTTGAGTCGTTCCGGGCTCCTAAGTCCTCAGGTCAAGTAGAGAAGCCGCCGCTCGCTGCGGAGATTGGCGAACCCGACCCCTGGGAAAGAGACGAGGACCGGACCCCGCCAAGGCTGAAAGGACTGAGATGTCGTCTCACTCCGCGCCGCCCCCTGGGGAAGCTTCAACCGACGAGCCGGTTCCGCCTCAGACGGGGGAGGGGGCCGAACCCGACTCCCCGCTGGACCTGGACCGCCCCGAGTGGCGCCAGTCCCTGAAGCGGACCGTCAACGAGATCCAGACCGATCGCATACCGCACGTCGCGGCGGGCATGGCCTTCTACTGGTTTCTGTCGCTGTTTCCGGCCCTGATTGCGCTTGTCGGCTTCCTCGGGTTGTTCGGGGCCGGTCCGGCCGCGGCAGGGCAGATCATCAAGGGGGTCCGCTCGATCCTTCCCGGTGACGCGGCCAACGTCCTGGTGGACGCCCTCAGCGACTCGGCCACACAGTCCGGCCGGGCGTCAGTGGTGGCGGCCGTCGTCGGTATCCTTCTCGCCCTGTGGAGCGCATCGTCGGGGATGGCAGCGCTTCAAAACGGGCTGAACATCGCCTACGACGTCCCCCACGACCGCAGGTTCGTCAAGCGTCGCCTCGTCGCATTCCTCCTGCTGGCGATCGTCGCGCTCCTGGCGGGGACCGCTTCCGCGCTGTTGGTGTTCGGCGCGCCCCTGGGCGACGTCATCCGCAGATCCTTCGCCGCGGGGGCCGTATTCGTGCCGGTGTGGACCGTGCTGCGGTGGGTGCTGACGCTCCTGCTCATGAGCGTGCTCTTCGCCGTCGTGTACTACCTGGGGCCGAACCGTGAGTCACCGTCGTGGCGTTGGATCAGCCCGGGCGGGTTCCTCGGGACGCTGATCTGGATCCTGGCGTCGGTGGGCTTCTCGCTGTACGTGACCAAGTTCGGCAACAACGCCAGGACCTACGGCGCTTTGGCGGGCGTGGTGATCCTGCTCCTTTGGCTGTACCTCACGGGGCTGGCGGTGCTCGTGGGAGGCGAGTTCAACTCCGAGCTCGAGAGGCAGGCGGCAAAGCGCTCTCAGCCGGAATAGCCAGGCATAGTGGTAGCGATGACCGGACGTGCGGTGATGCTCGTGCTGTTCCTGGCCGTTGTCAGCTGCACGCCGGATGAGCCGGCGAGATCACGGTCTCCCCGCCCCTCATCAACGATTGCCACGTCGTCTTCAGAGCCGTCGCCGGCTCCCGATCGGACTGCAGCTGCTGCCTTGAACTTCCGGTGCGACAAGCAACAGGGCGGGGACGGCAGCGCGTCCATGCTTCTCGACGACGTCCGGACCGGGGTCCACCCCGAGCTGCGCAGCGAGAGGATCGTGTGGACCTTCAGTCCCGTCAGGGGTGAGGACGTCGTCCCGAGGTGGCTGCTGGAGCAGGCTCGGCCCCCGCTGCTACGGGACGGTTCCGGCGACCCCATCAAGGTCGACGGGTCGTCGTTTTTCCGGCTGACTGTCTTCGCCTCGGGAGTAGACACCTCGGGCGACGAGTTCCGGCTGCACTACACCGGCCCCAAGCGATTCGTGGGTTCAAAGGTCGTCGCCGAGGTGGCCGAGGCCGGCGACTTCGAGAACACGATGACCTGGTACATCGGGATGCGCCGTAACTCCTGCGCGGCCGTGCACACCTTGAGGGGGCCGGTCCGGATCGTGGTCGACGTCGAGGCGCCCGACTGACCGGCCGCAGACCGACGGCCCATCTCGTCCACGGCTATCTCGGCGCAGGCAAGACCACCTTCGCGCGCCGGCTCGAAAGCGAGACCGGAGGGGTCCGGCTGTCAATCGACGAGTGGTACCTCCGGCTGTATCACGACGGTGTTCGAACCCATGAGCTGAACGACGAGTGGCTGCGAAGGGTGTGGCGGGTCCTGGACGACCTGTGGCCCCGGCTGGTCTTTGCCGGCGTCGATGTCGTCCTCGACTTCGGCTACAGGAGGCGCGCGGAGCGAAATCGAGCTCGTGGCCTCGCCGAGGAGGTGGGAGCCGATGCGCTTCT is a window of Actinomycetota bacterium DNA encoding:
- a CDS encoding acyltransferase — translated: MDGLRAVAFLTVIAAHLNLPRIDGGFYALDWFLVLSGYLIGVRLLTPSAPARDVVVWHLRSRAVRILPELLVMLALLTPIGAYLMVSRDWQDFALVAVSTVGSFVNFTFAFAADTEGGLNHLWSLALEVQFYLAAPVLMLALRRRPALLAACLLTIAGLSAGLRAVTWDGKPYGATYVLPHTRADGFLFGCLLALLHVRRRSLPVVVARALPAAATVSLSTLAFLVVKHLPPRFAYSYGFVLSGILATVICACVLWRPDSVPSRMLSPRAGVWLSERTYGGYLWHYPVVILLALTGLKRNAYWAYVAVTYGAAFALGHLSRRYVGLPVAAHVRDRQRSYGAATAEVVAGEAGALPAHTGPPGSSEAT
- a CDS encoding YihY/virulence factor BrkB family protein: MSSHSAPPPGEASTDEPVPPQTGEGAEPDSPLDLDRPEWRQSLKRTVNEIQTDRIPHVAAGMAFYWFLSLFPALIALVGFLGLFGAGPAAAGQIIKGVRSILPGDAANVLVDALSDSATQSGRASVVAAVVGILLALWSASSGMAALQNGLNIAYDVPHDRRFVKRRLVAFLLLAIVALLAGTASALLVFGAPLGDVIRRSFAAGAVFVPVWTVLRWVLTLLLMSVLFAVVYYLGPNRESPSWRWISPGGFLGTLIWILASVGFSLYVTKFGNNARTYGALAGVVILLLWLYLTGLAVLVGGEFNSELERQAAKRSQPE
- a CDS encoding ATP-binding protein, which gives rise to MTGRRPTAHLVHGYLGAGKTTFARRLESETGGVRLSIDEWYLRLYHDGVRTHELNDEWLRRVWRVLDDLWPRLVFAGVDVVLDFGYRRRAERNRARGLAEEVGADALLHWVRTPDEVARDRCVARAGADSFVVDSDAFEALKMKFEPLGPDEDHVVYEG